Below is a genomic region from Phytohabitans houttuyneae.
GCCGCGGCGACCGGCGGCGACGCGGTGGTCGGCCTCGTCAGCTGGCCGTTCGAGTCGATCGAGGACGCGGCCGCGTTCAAGGCAGCGTTCGAGGCGCGCACCCGGTGAGGCACCTCGGGTGACGCGCGCGCCCGCGATCCCGGCGTGACCTTTCGGGGTCGGGGCGGGTGGGATCTCCGCGGCGTGAGCTTGGCGACCGCGGAGGGTGAGGCCGCGGGAGCAACGGTCCGGACCACGGCGGACATCGCGGTAGCCCGGATCTGCTTCGAACTAGTTGGCGGTGGCGGTGGCTAGGCCGCGGCGGCCGGGGTAGGGGATCAGGTTGTCGGGCTCGAGCGCGGACGACGTGCCGTACCGGTCGTCGGTCGCGGACAGCGACGGGCTGGACTCGCCGTGCAGGTAGCGGCCGTACGAGAGCATGCCCTCGACAAGCAGCCGCACGTCCTGCTGCGGGCGCACCACGAAGCGCAGAAACTGGCTGGTCATGCCGAGCTTGTTGCCGCACTCGCGGACGAACAGGCCGTGCCGGGACAGCAGGTAGTCGCGCAGGTCCACGCCGCTCCACCCGGGCGGGAGCTTGACCAGCAGGAAGTTGCCCTGCGAGGGGAAGACGGTCAGGCCGGGCACGCGGGCCAGCTCGTCGGCCATCGCGTACCTGTCGCGGGCGAGCAGGCGCAGGCTCTCCCGGTACTCGGTCTCGTAGTCCTGGATCATGTGGACGACCGTCTCGGCGAGGGAGTTCAGGTTCCACTTCGGGAGGATCTTTGCGATCTTGCCGGCGATCTGCGGGTTGGCCACCAGGTAGCCGAAGCGGATGCCGTGCAGGCCGAAGTTCTTGCCGAGGCTCTTGAGCACCACCACGTTCGGGCGGATGGCCGCGTCCGGCGCGATCGACGGCTGCCGCTCGGCCTCGACGAAGTCGATGAACGACTCGTCCACCACCACGAGGTCGAGGTCGGTGAGCGCGTCGACGAAGCGCAGCACCTCGCGGCGGGGCAGGAAGCCGCCGTCGGGGTTGTTGGGGTTGCAGATCACCGCCACGCGGGAGCCGCGGCTGCGGATGAACGCGACGTACTCCTCCAGGTCCAGCGCGTACCCGTCGGCCTCCTGCAGGGGAAACATGTCGACCCGCTTGCCGGTCTCCAGCGGCTGGTCGGTCCAGCGGCCGAACGTCGGGATCGGGATCGCGATGCTCTCCTTGACCATGAGGTGGTCGAGCCAGGTGATCAGCTCGGTGGAGCCGTTGGCCATCGCGACCGTCTTCTGGTGCAGGCCGAGCACGCTGCACAGCTTGTTCGTGATCTCGGCGGAGTCGCTCGGGTAGTACTTGAGGATCGACTCAAGGTTCTGCGCCAGCGCGGCGAACATGTCCGGCGTGGGGAAGTACGGGTTGCACGGGATGCAGAAGTCGACGATCGGTGTGCCATCTCCCATGCTGCGGCTGAGCGCGAAGACCGACGGGCTGTGAGCCCCGGTGCGCAGCAGACCAAGGTCGACGTTTCCGTGTCGCACGGTGCCTCCATGTGTGGGGTGTCGTGGGCGGTACGGCCCGCTCCACGACGAAGTTCGATCCCACAGAAAGGCTTAAGACGAAACTAACTACTCTCCGAGGCGGGGACGAACCGGACAACTGCCTCGCGCGGGCCTGTCGACAGCGTGCCGAGCGCGGCCCCGAAGACGGCGAACGGGAGTGCCAGCGCCGGCACCGCGGTGAGCATCCACCCGATGGCCTCGTGCAGCTGCACGCCGGCCGCGCCGTAGATGCCGTCGCCGTCGATGGGGTGCACGCCGGCCCGCCAGTAGCGGAACGTCTCGACCAGGTACACGCCGAAGCCCAGTAAGCACGTCGCCACCAACGCCCAGACCGCGGCCTGCAGCCCGGCCCAGAACGAGCGGTCGGCCAGCGTCACGAAGAACGCGGTCAGGAAGAGGGCGGTCACCGGGACGGTGAGCAGGTACAGGCCGATGATCTGGCCCGCGGCGATGTCGTTGAGATGCGCGTTGAGCGCGAGGCCGGCGGCGGTCGCCACGCCGACGGCCAGGCCCGCGCGGCGGGCGCGGCGGCTGGTGGTCAGCGCGCGTGGCGGGGCGAGTGACAGCCACAGGCCGGCGGCGAGGGCGACCGCGAGGGTGACCGCGGCGTGGCGGTCCAGCACGACGGTCGCCTCGGTGCGCAGGTAGTAGGCGGTCAGGGCCACGGCCGCGACCACGCCGGCCAGTCCGGCGGCCGCGATGGGCAGGCCCGGCGCGGGGCGGCGCGGCCGGCTCGCCCGCGAGACGGCCACCGTGGCCAGGACACCGACAAGCCCGGCGAACGTCACCGCGAACACCCGCAGCTCAGGCAGCGTGCGAGCGGTCGCCAGCCCGCTGCCGGCCGCGACCGCGACGGACAGCGCCGCGACGATGGCCACCAGGGCGCGGTGCCCGCGCGGCGGGAACACGGCGGCGCGGGTGCACCCGAGCGCGAACCGCCACCGCTCCCGGCGGCGCCGCACGTGGGCGAGCTCGGCGGTCATCGCC
It encodes:
- a CDS encoding pyridoxal phosphate-dependent aminotransferase, producing MRHGNVDLGLLRTGAHSPSVFALSRSMGDGTPIVDFCIPCNPYFPTPDMFAALAQNLESILKYYPSDSAEITNKLCSVLGLHQKTVAMANGSTELITWLDHLMVKESIAIPIPTFGRWTDQPLETGKRVDMFPLQEADGYALDLEEYVAFIRSRGSRVAVICNPNNPDGGFLPRREVLRFVDALTDLDLVVVDESFIDFVEAERQPSIAPDAAIRPNVVVLKSLGKNFGLHGIRFGYLVANPQIAGKIAKILPKWNLNSLAETVVHMIQDYETEYRESLRLLARDRYAMADELARVPGLTVFPSQGNFLLVKLPPGWSGVDLRDYLLSRHGLFVRECGNKLGMTSQFLRFVVRPQQDVRLLVEGMLSYGRYLHGESSPSLSATDDRYGTSSALEPDNLIPYPGRRGLATATAN